In a genomic window of Onychostoma macrolepis isolate SWU-2019 chromosome 08, ASM1243209v1, whole genome shotgun sequence:
- the ark2cb gene encoding E3 ubiquitin-protein ligase ARK2C isoform X1 produces the protein MVLVHVGYLVLPVFGSVRNRGSHFNRHQHSHATSCRHFHVGPQAQIPVDFPMPHPGQSQTGMSHHLGPAHQPAGALHPPLNHIPAPPFQDIPAPPFLPQALHQQYLIQQQILEAQHRRILPQSSRHAPDRTLPHPQTLRPPYEYPTSIHIPPPPPVPQQPRYLAEGTDWDLSVDPGLPQYHVSPLTQHYQHYLTSPRLHHFPRNTTSAQVVVHEIRNYPYPQLHLLALQSLSPSRHASAVRESYEELLQLEDRLGNVNRGAVQTTIERFTFPHKYKKRRPLELKIGMDEEELDTDEKCTICLSMLEDGEDVRRLPCMHLFHQACVDQWLATNKKCPICRVDIETQLSPDS, from the exons ATGGTGTTAGTTCATGTCGGATATTTGGTTCTTCCTGTCTTTGGCTCAGTGAGAAATAGAG GATCTCATTTTAACAGGCATCAGCACAGTCATGCTACCTCTTGCCGGCATTTCCACGTAGGCCCCCAGGCCCAGATCCCTGTTGATTTCCCAATGCCCCATCCAGGACAATCTCAGACGGGAATGAGCCATCACCTCGGCCCTGCGCACCAGCCAGCCGGGGCATTACATCCACCCCTCAACCACATACCAGCACCACCGTTCCAGGACATCCCGGCCCCGCCCTTCCTACCTCAGGCTTTACACCAGCAATACCTCATCCAGCAGCAGATCCTGGAGGCCCAGCACAGGAGGATACTTCCACAGTCCAG CAGACATGCTCCAGACCGAACCCTTCCCCATCCGCAGACGCTGCGGCCACCGTATGAATACCCAACATCCATTCACATTCCCCCACCGCCGCCGGTGCCGCAGCAGCCCCGCTATCTTGCCGAAGGAACAGACTG GGATCTGAGTGTGGATCCAGGCCTGCCGCAGTACCACGTCTCTCCCCTCACTCAACATTATCAGCATTACCTGACCTCTCCACGACTGCATCACTTCCCCAGGAACACCACCTCAGCACAAGTG GTTGTCCATGAGATCAGAAACTACCCATATCCTCAGTTACATCTGCTGGCTCTCCAAAGCCTCAGTCCATCTCGCCATGCGTCTGCTGTGCGGGAGAGTTACGAG GAGCTCCTGCAGTTGGAGGACAGACTGGGCAATGTGAACAGAGGGGCTGTGCAGACCACCATCGAGAGGTTTACCTTTCCTCACAAGTATAAAAAG AGAAGACCTCTAGAGCTGAAGATCGGCATGGATGAAGAGGAGCTCGACACGGATGAGAAATGCACAATATGCCTCTCGATGCTTGAAGACGGAGAGGACGTCAG GAGATTACCCTGCATGCACCTCTTCCATCAGGCTTGTGTTGACCAGTGGCTGGCAACCAATAAGAAGTGTCCCATCTGCAGGGTAGACATTGAGACGCAGTTGTCCCCCGATAGCTGA
- the ark2cb gene encoding E3 ubiquitin-protein ligase ARK2C isoform X2: MVLVHVGYLVLPVFGSVRNRGSHFNRHQHSHATSCRHFHVGPQAQIPVDFPMPHPGQSQTGMSHHLGPAHQPAGALHPPLNHIPAPPFQDIPAPPFLPQALHQQYLIQQQILEAQHRRILPQSRHAPDRTLPHPQTLRPPYEYPTSIHIPPPPPVPQQPRYLAEGTDWDLSVDPGLPQYHVSPLTQHYQHYLTSPRLHHFPRNTTSAQVVVHEIRNYPYPQLHLLALQSLSPSRHASAVRESYEELLQLEDRLGNVNRGAVQTTIERFTFPHKYKKRRPLELKIGMDEEELDTDEKCTICLSMLEDGEDVRRLPCMHLFHQACVDQWLATNKKCPICRVDIETQLSPDS; the protein is encoded by the exons ATGGTGTTAGTTCATGTCGGATATTTGGTTCTTCCTGTCTTTGGCTCAGTGAGAAATAGAG GATCTCATTTTAACAGGCATCAGCACAGTCATGCTACCTCTTGCCGGCATTTCCACGTAGGCCCCCAGGCCCAGATCCCTGTTGATTTCCCAATGCCCCATCCAGGACAATCTCAGACGGGAATGAGCCATCACCTCGGCCCTGCGCACCAGCCAGCCGGGGCATTACATCCACCCCTCAACCACATACCAGCACCACCGTTCCAGGACATCCCGGCCCCGCCCTTCCTACCTCAGGCTTTACACCAGCAATACCTCATCCAGCAGCAGATCCTGGAGGCCCAGCACAGGAGGATACTTCCACAGTCCAG ACATGCTCCAGACCGAACCCTTCCCCATCCGCAGACGCTGCGGCCACCGTATGAATACCCAACATCCATTCACATTCCCCCACCGCCGCCGGTGCCGCAGCAGCCCCGCTATCTTGCCGAAGGAACAGACTG GGATCTGAGTGTGGATCCAGGCCTGCCGCAGTACCACGTCTCTCCCCTCACTCAACATTATCAGCATTACCTGACCTCTCCACGACTGCATCACTTCCCCAGGAACACCACCTCAGCACAAGTG GTTGTCCATGAGATCAGAAACTACCCATATCCTCAGTTACATCTGCTGGCTCTCCAAAGCCTCAGTCCATCTCGCCATGCGTCTGCTGTGCGGGAGAGTTACGAG GAGCTCCTGCAGTTGGAGGACAGACTGGGCAATGTGAACAGAGGGGCTGTGCAGACCACCATCGAGAGGTTTACCTTTCCTCACAAGTATAAAAAG AGAAGACCTCTAGAGCTGAAGATCGGCATGGATGAAGAGGAGCTCGACACGGATGAGAAATGCACAATATGCCTCTCGATGCTTGAAGACGGAGAGGACGTCAG GAGATTACCCTGCATGCACCTCTTCCATCAGGCTTGTGTTGACCAGTGGCTGGCAACCAATAAGAAGTGTCCCATCTGCAGGGTAGACATTGAGACGCAGTTGTCCCCCGATAGCTGA
- the LOC131545668 gene encoding phospholipid phosphatase 1, whose protein sequence is MLSYKFSRGSRSVFAELRMFETKGIFSVCVDVSCVLLAGLPFAILNIQHTPFKRGFFCSDDSIRYPFKEDTISYQLLMGIMIPFALLMIIFVECFSLYLRNSASFTYEYIACVYKAVGSFVFGAALSQSLTDIAKYTIGRLRPHFLTVCNPHWSLIDCKSGYIENFTCTGDPVIINEGRLSFYSGHSSFSMYCMLFLALYLQSRLRASWARLVRPTVQFSFIAASLYVGLSRVSDYKHHWSDVLTGLLQGAAVALFTVFFVSDLFSAKHTSDKNEEISHTSLQETSDPPNHYGSTE, encoded by the exons ATGCTCAGCTATAAGTTCTCCAGAGGCTCCAGAAGTGTGTTTGCGGAACTGAGAATGTTCGAGACTAAAGGAATCTTCAGTGTTTGTGTGGACGTCAGCTGTGTGCTGCTCG CTGGACTTCCATTTGCGATATTGAATATTCAGCACACGCCGTTTAAAAGAGGCTTTTTTTGCAGCGATGACTCCATCAGGTACCCCTTTAAAGAAGATACCATATCCTACCAGTTACTGATGGGAATAATGATTCCATTCGCACTGTTGATG ATAATCTTCGTTGAGTGTTTTTCTTTATATCTGCGGAACAGTGCTTCTTTCACTTATGAGTATATAGCGTGTGTGTATAAGGCAGTGGGATCATTTGTGTTTGGAGCGGCGTTGAGCCAGTCTCTGACCGACATCGCCAAATACACCATCGGCCGACTGCGGCCGCACTTTCTGACCGTGTGTAATCCGCACTGGAGCCTCATTGACTGTAAATCCGGTTATATTGAGAACTTCACGTGCACGGGAGATCCAGTCATCATCAATGAAGGCCG ACTTTCCTTTTATTCTGGTCACTCATCATTCTCCATGTACTGTATGCTGTTCCTCGCT TTATATCTCCAGTCTAGACTGAGAGCAAGTTGGGCTCGACTGGTTCGGCCGACTGTGCAGTTCTCTTTCATCGCAGCGTCTCTTTACGTGGGTCTGTCGCGCGTCTCTGATTATAAACACCACTGGAGTGATGTTCTCACTGGACTCTTGCAGGGAGCCGCCGTGGCACTGTTTACT GTGTTCTTTGTATCGGATCTGTTCAGCGCCAAACACACGTCAGATAAAAATGAGGAAATCTCGCACACGAGTCTTCAGGAGACGTCAGATCCGCCGAACCATTACGGCAGCACAGAGTGA
- the csgalnact1b gene encoding LOW QUALITY PROTEIN: chondroitin sulfate N-acetylgalactosaminyltransferase 1 (The sequence of the model RefSeq protein was modified relative to this genomic sequence to represent the inferred CDS: deleted 1 base in 1 codon) yields MQRRWFLGKRVICALLFCFVLLLYRQACRSPSQTRSRRPAGEDAFKALLQQHERSYLQHSRNLTRRISQLRAELQRSAVELEEHSQSELEEFLQKQLRRAEVFTGERLLNEFAVLPFETFTLRRVYQLESGLARLPVESPVRQDRRNELNEALEAALHLLNEPQHRRIYSPQHFYEGIFRTERDKGTLYDLTFRENGAPDFRRLVFFRPFAPLMKVKEELMDASQILINIILPLADTVDTFRQFVQHFSDACIHQDGRTHLTVVLFGSEKMHEVKRILDVMSRRMKYRNVTLIRLNEAFSRRRGLDAGARAWKRSNVLLFFCDVNVRFSAEFLNSCRMNTEPGKKVFYPVMFSLYNPEVIYGQHIPSAEDQLVIKKDFGFWKDFDFGTTCQYRSDFINTGGFDVKGGATEDVHLYRKFLHSSLMVVRAPSRSLFHVWHPTVCRAHLSSETFKLCLQDKALNQASHSQLGQIIFHQQINNHLHKYKQHNIKS; encoded by the exons ATGCAGAGGCGATGGTTTCTGGGAAAGCGTGTGATTTGTGCACTGCTCTTCTGCTTCGTTCTGCTCCTGTACCGTCAGGCCTGCAGGTCTCCGAGCCAAACCCGGTCCAGACGTCCAGCAGGGGAAGATGCATTCAAGGCTTTACTGCAGCAGCATGAGCGGAGCTATCTCCAGCACAGCAGGAACCTCACCAGACGGATCTCACAGCTGAGAGCAGAGCTGCAGAGATCCGCTGTGGAGCTCGAGGAACACAGCCAGTCCGAGCTGGAGGAGTTCCTGCAGAAGCAGCTCCGACGGGCCGAGGTCTTCACCGGAGAACGGCTGCTCAATGAGTTTGCGGTGCTGCCGTTTGAGACCTTCACCCTCCGCAGGGTCTATCAGCTGGAAAGCGGACTGGCCAGGCTCCCGGTGGAAAGTCCGGTTCGTCAGGACCGCAGGAACGAGCTAAACGAGGCATTAGAAGCAGCGCTGCATCTGCTAAACGAACCCCAGCACCGCAGGATTTACTCTCCTCAACATTTCTATGAAG GAATCTTTCGCACAGAGAGGGACAAAGGAACGTTATATGATCTCACGTTCAGAGAAAACGGCGCTCCAGACTTCAGGAGGCTGGTGTTCTTCCGTCCGTTCGCACCGCTGATGAAGGTGAAGGAGGAACTGATGGATGCGTCTCAGATCCTCATCAATATAATCCTACCGCTGGCCGACACAGTGGACACATTCAGACAATTCGTGCAACATTTCAG TGACGCTTGCATTCATCAGGATGGACGGACGCATCTCACCGTGGTGCTTTTTGGGTCAGAAAAGATGCATGAAGTGAAAAGAATTCTGGATGTAATGTCAAG GAGAATGAAATACAGGAATGTGACTCTGATCCGTCTGAACGAAGCCTTCTCCAGAAGACGAGGCCTGGACGCCGGCGCTCGAGCCTGGAAGCGAAGCAACGTCCTCCTGTTTTTCTGTGATGTGAACGTTCGGTTTAGCGCAGAGTTCCTGAACTCCTGCCGTATGAACACAGAACCAG GTAAAAAGGTGTTTTATCCAGTGATGTTCAGCCTGTATAATCCAGAGGTCATCTATGGTCAGCACATCCCTTCTGCTGAAGATCAGCTG GTGATCAAGAAAGATTTTGGCTTCTGGAAGGATTTTGACTTTGGGACGACGTGCCAGTACAGATCAGACTTCATCAACACAG GTGGATTTGATGTGAAAGGCGGAGCTACAGAAGATGTT CATCTCTACAGGAAGTTCCTCCACAGCAGTCTGATGGTGGTTCGCGCTCCGTCACGCAGCCTGTTTCACGTGTGGCATCCAACCGTCTGTCGCGCGCATTTATCCAGCGAGACCTTTAAACTGTGTTTGCAGGATAAAGCACTGAACCAGGCGTCTCACAGTCAGCTGGGACAAATCATCTTCCACCAGCAGATCAACAATCATCTGCACAAATACAAGCAACACAATATCAAGTCATGA
- the ark2cb gene encoding E3 ubiquitin-protein ligase ARK2C isoform X3, producing MPHPGQSQTGMSHHLGPAHQPAGALHPPLNHIPAPPFQDIPAPPFLPQALHQQYLIQQQILEAQHRRILPQSSRHAPDRTLPHPQTLRPPYEYPTSIHIPPPPPVPQQPRYLAEGTDWDLSVDPGLPQYHVSPLTQHYQHYLTSPRLHHFPRNTTSAQVVVHEIRNYPYPQLHLLALQSLSPSRHASAVRESYEELLQLEDRLGNVNRGAVQTTIERFTFPHKYKKRRPLELKIGMDEEELDTDEKCTICLSMLEDGEDVRRLPCMHLFHQACVDQWLATNKKCPICRVDIETQLSPDS from the exons ATGCCCCATCCAGGACAATCTCAGACGGGAATGAGCCATCACCTCGGCCCTGCGCACCAGCCAGCCGGGGCATTACATCCACCCCTCAACCACATACCAGCACCACCGTTCCAGGACATCCCGGCCCCGCCCTTCCTACCTCAGGCTTTACACCAGCAATACCTCATCCAGCAGCAGATCCTGGAGGCCCAGCACAGGAGGATACTTCCACAGTCCAG CAGACATGCTCCAGACCGAACCCTTCCCCATCCGCAGACGCTGCGGCCACCGTATGAATACCCAACATCCATTCACATTCCCCCACCGCCGCCGGTGCCGCAGCAGCCCCGCTATCTTGCCGAAGGAACAGACTG GGATCTGAGTGTGGATCCAGGCCTGCCGCAGTACCACGTCTCTCCCCTCACTCAACATTATCAGCATTACCTGACCTCTCCACGACTGCATCACTTCCCCAGGAACACCACCTCAGCACAAGTG GTTGTCCATGAGATCAGAAACTACCCATATCCTCAGTTACATCTGCTGGCTCTCCAAAGCCTCAGTCCATCTCGCCATGCGTCTGCTGTGCGGGAGAGTTACGAG GAGCTCCTGCAGTTGGAGGACAGACTGGGCAATGTGAACAGAGGGGCTGTGCAGACCACCATCGAGAGGTTTACCTTTCCTCACAAGTATAAAAAG AGAAGACCTCTAGAGCTGAAGATCGGCATGGATGAAGAGGAGCTCGACACGGATGAGAAATGCACAATATGCCTCTCGATGCTTGAAGACGGAGAGGACGTCAG GAGATTACCCTGCATGCACCTCTTCCATCAGGCTTGTGTTGACCAGTGGCTGGCAACCAATAAGAAGTGTCCCATCTGCAGGGTAGACATTGAGACGCAGTTGTCCCCCGATAGCTGA
- the loxhd1b gene encoding lipoxygenase homology domain-containing protein 1 isoform X4, whose protein sequence is MFCPQLGHNGATPESCWLVDQLSVAVPTKGIQYNFLCKCWLAKDRGDGLTARVFNILDATTISIIRKVVYEVTVVTGDTQNAGTDTNIFISVFGANGSMEEMLLAKHEDRFERGQEDTFNLEIDDIAPLKKLRVRIDGTGSRPDWFLDKIIMRNLSTEEVYVFTYEEWLSKTKGPKRTKVCELPAVVEDEEMVEKTTYSIQVKTSDIAAAGTDANVFLIVFGENGDTGTLALRECSNRNKFEHNQVDVFRFGDILSLGELSKVRVWHDNKGPAPGWHLEYVDVKDDLLDQTFRFPCDRWLAKSEDDGQIMRELACANNDILDLSDKTKYEFEITTANSEDAETKENVWIILEGKKGRSKEFMMENSKKKKFLRGATDSFEFSSKNVGEIVGICLGHITKEKKVKNESFWHVQEVVITEKELRNKFYFTCDARIPLAAKKDEFMTFECTKTVESFASKVRSLVPVKYEIIIITGDVNDAATDANVFITLYGVNGDSGKRALKGKYRNLFERGRTDRFLLEMLDLGELLRIKVEHDDNGTSSGWYLECVEVTNTANWVTTVFVCGKWLDRNKADGQTHRVLYPKY, encoded by the exons ATGTTCTGTCCTCAGTTGGGTCATAACGGAGCGACTCCAGAGAGCTGCTGGCTGGTGGACCAGCTGTCGGTGGCCGTTCCCACCAAAGGCATTCAGTACAACTTTCTGTGCAAGTGCTGGCTGGCCAAAGACAGAGGAGACGGTCTGACGGCCAGAGTCTTCAACATACTGGACGCCACCACCATCAGCATCATCCGGAAG GTGGTTTATGAGGTGACGGTGGTCACCGGTGACACTCAGAATGCAGGAACAGACACCAACATCTTCATATCCGTGTTTGGAGCCAACGGGAGCATGGAGGAGATGCTCCTCGCTAAACATGAGGACAG GTTTGAAAGAGGACAGGAAGACACGTTTAACCTGGAGATCGATGACATCGCGCCCCTAAAAAAGCTTCGTGTTCGTATCGACGGGACAGGAAGTCGTCCTGATTGGTTCCTCGACAAG ATAATCATGAGAAACCTGAGCACGGAGGAGGTGTATGTTTTCACCTATGAGGAGTGGCTCTCTAAGACCAAAGGACCCAAGAGGACCAAGGTCTGTGAACTTCCTGCGGTCGTGGAAGATGAGGAGATGGTGGAGAAAACCACATACAGCATCCAGGTTAAAACCAGTGACATCGCTG CCGCCGGCACAGATGCCAATGTGTTTCTGATCGTGTTCGGGGAAAACGGAGACACGGGAACGCTGGCACTGAGAGAATGCAGCAACAGGAACAAATTCGAACACAATCAGGTGGATGTTTTCCGTTTCGGGGATATTCTGAGTCTGGGCGAGCTATCCAAGGTCCGAGTGTGGCACGACAACAAGG GTCCGGCTCCTGGATGGCATCTGGAGTATGTCGATGTGAAGGACGACCTGCTGGATCAAACCTTCCGCTTTCCCTGCGACCGATGGCTGGCCAAAAGTGAGGATGACGGGCAAATCATGAGGGAACTGGCATGTGCCAATAACGATATTCTGGATCTCAGTGACAAGACCA AATATGAATTTGAGATCACAACAGCCAACTCTGAAGATGCCGAGACGAAGGAGAATGTCTGGATCATTCTGGAGGGGAAAAAAGGACGTTCAAAGGAGTTTATGATGGAAAACTCAAAGAAGAAGAAGTTTTTGCG AGGTGCCACGGATTCATTCGAGTTTTCCTCTAAAAATGTGGGCGAGATCGTCGGTATTTGTTTGGGCCATATAACGAAGGAGAAGAAGGTGAAGAACGAGTCTTTCTGGCACGTGCAGGAGGTGGTGATCACGGAGAAAGAGCTGAGAAACAA ATTCTACTTCACATGCGACGCTCGGATTCCGCTGGCGGCCAAGAAAGACGAGTTCATGACATTTGAGTGCACCAAAACTGTGGAGAGCTTCGCCAGCAAAGTGCGCAGTCTGGTTCCCGTCAAATACgagatcatcatcatcaccggAGACGTGAATGACGCCGCCACCGACGCCAACGTCTTCATCACGCTCTACGGCGTCAACGGAGACTCTGGGAAGCGAGCGCTGAAGGGGAAGTACAGAAACCTGTTTGAGAGAGGACGGACAGACCGCTTTCTGCTGGAGATGCTGGATCTGGGCGAACTCTTGAGGATCAAAGTGGAGCACGATGACAACGGCACTTCGTCCGGATGGTACCTGGAGTGTGTGGAGGTCACCAACACCGCCAACTGGGTGACCACTGTCTTCGTCTGCGGAAAGTGGCTGGACAGAAATAAAGCAGATGGACAAactcacagagtgctgtatccgaAATATTAA